In Leucobacter insecticola, one DNA window encodes the following:
- a CDS encoding FtsK/SpoIIIE domain-containing protein: MHLILATQKPAGVVNDQIEANSTSKIALKMASEQDSNELLKTADAAHITNPGRGYLKVGQNEVYELFQSGYAGLPYDPDAVVTERVDERIYKINEVGQYELFYDPDEEVEQGKDTSDLPTQLEAVIDSIASLFDGDAGLMLPDKPWLPGLAEAIPSPEPRGAGAGVDAGYAVPLGMLDIPSRQAQENYDFDLVKAGHTVVFGSPGYGKSAILQTMVMNLSKARTPEQLHIYLLDFGNNGLLPLKGLPNVADIVTPEEGEKLDKMLGVISETLAVRKQLFKEAGVANLEQYGMKTKQALPVVLNVLDGYDNLTPNDPRKDGIDNVLLQVLREGAAVGVYLVLSSSRVGGVRMSMLSNISTKICLFLNDEGELGQIMGRERLEQSGTPGRGQIQIDVPTAIQFYLPAHGENSGEILAAMEAQVAELDDAWVGERPARIPMVPQELTTEIFAGFVPAALPRELVPYGLDRASAEVAVFPVFSGRALGVFAESGKQARLLFPFFAGQVASTVDESELVVIDAHDAFVGMFTSSDSLFVGKAALKEQGDAVKEALLRFVEHGAPGRRCLLISGLSDLIERLTLLPDQVAELLALGNDRVQVVVFDHVAKVNSAYGLVASLREYVDTVLFGGDFGTQRFVENVPFELRKESFGRDVLHSLRDGELTHVVVPSVGEREVE, translated from the coding sequence GTGCATCTGATTTTGGCGACGCAGAAGCCTGCTGGTGTGGTGAATGATCAGATTGAGGCGAACTCGACGTCGAAGATCGCACTCAAGATGGCGAGTGAGCAGGACTCGAACGAGTTGTTGAAGACTGCGGATGCGGCGCATATTACGAACCCTGGCCGTGGCTATTTGAAGGTCGGTCAGAACGAGGTGTATGAGCTGTTCCAGTCGGGGTATGCGGGTCTTCCGTATGATCCTGACGCGGTTGTGACTGAGCGGGTGGATGAGCGGATCTACAAGATCAACGAGGTGGGTCAGTACGAGCTGTTTTATGACCCTGACGAAGAGGTTGAGCAGGGCAAGGATACGAGTGATCTGCCGACGCAGCTTGAAGCGGTGATTGACTCGATCGCGTCGCTGTTTGATGGGGATGCTGGGTTGATGCTTCCTGATAAGCCGTGGCTGCCGGGTCTCGCGGAAGCTATCCCGAGCCCGGAGCCTCGCGGCGCGGGTGCCGGTGTGGATGCTGGGTATGCGGTGCCGTTGGGGATGCTGGATATTCCGTCGCGGCAGGCGCAGGAGAATTACGACTTTGATCTTGTGAAGGCCGGTCATACGGTGGTGTTTGGGAGTCCCGGGTATGGGAAGTCTGCGATTCTACAGACGATGGTCATGAACCTCTCGAAGGCTCGTACTCCTGAGCAGTTGCATATCTACCTGCTTGATTTTGGTAATAATGGGCTGCTGCCTTTGAAGGGGCTGCCGAACGTTGCTGACATCGTCACCCCGGAAGAAGGGGAGAAGCTCGACAAGATGCTTGGTGTGATCTCCGAGACGTTGGCTGTCCGGAAGCAGTTGTTCAAAGAAGCCGGGGTAGCGAATCTTGAGCAGTACGGGATGAAAACGAAGCAGGCGCTCCCTGTGGTGTTGAACGTGCTTGACGGGTATGACAATCTCACTCCGAACGATCCCCGGAAAGACGGGATCGATAACGTGTTGCTGCAGGTGCTTCGTGAGGGTGCGGCTGTTGGTGTGTATTTGGTGTTGAGTTCGAGTCGTGTGGGTGGCGTCCGGATGAGTATGTTGAGTAACATCTCGACGAAGATCTGTCTGTTCTTGAATGACGAGGGTGAACTCGGTCAGATCATGGGCAGAGAACGGCTGGAGCAGAGTGGCACTCCGGGCAGGGGGCAGATCCAGATTGATGTGCCGACCGCGATCCAGTTCTATCTGCCCGCGCATGGTGAGAACAGTGGCGAGATCCTGGCTGCGATGGAAGCGCAGGTGGCCGAGCTTGATGATGCTTGGGTGGGTGAGCGTCCTGCTCGGATTCCGATGGTGCCGCAGGAGCTGACTACGGAGATATTTGCGGGGTTTGTTCCTGCAGCTTTGCCTCGGGAGTTGGTGCCGTATGGTCTTGACAGGGCGAGCGCGGAGGTTGCGGTATTCCCTGTCTTTTCGGGGAGGGCGTTGGGTGTGTTTGCTGAGTCTGGGAAGCAAGCGAGGTTGCTGTTCCCGTTCTTCGCTGGGCAGGTTGCGTCGACGGTGGATGAGTCTGAGTTGGTGGTCATTGACGCGCATGATGCGTTCGTTGGCATGTTTACGTCGTCGGATTCGTTGTTTGTTGGTAAAGCTGCGTTGAAGGAACAAGGTGACGCCGTGAAAGAAGCACTTCTTCGGTTTGTCGAGCATGGCGCGCCTGGGCGACGCTGTTTGCTGATTTCCGGGTTGTCTGACCTGATTGAGAGGTTGACGTTGCTTCCTGATCAGGTGGCTGAGCTACTTGCGCTTGGAAACGACCGGGTGCAGGTAGTGGTATTTGATCATGTTGCGAAGGTGAATAGCGCTTACGGTCTTGTTGCTTCTCTCCGTGAGTATGTTGACACAGTCTTGTTCGGTGGGGACTTTGGTACGCAACGTTTTGTGGAGAATGTGCCGTTTGAATTGCGTAAAGAATCATTTGGACGTGACGTGCTGCACTCACTCCGGGATGGGGAACTGACACATGTGGTGGTGCCATCTGTAGGTGAGCGGGAGGTCGAGTAA
- a CDS encoding DUF4176 domain-containing protein, translating to MALTFDGVLLGLGSVVRVENEKASGLFVVLARGAYRPDLDSSVAGRYLVGPHPYGEAPDRETFPILADEIVEVVFEGYTDENDEAFLMDLLDQMEHGRRPMTRAVQFADALTEIPEYVEDVDGGEGVELDPFAVLRKKLSMSGME from the coding sequence ATGGCGTTGACATTTGATGGGGTGCTGCTGGGCTTGGGGTCGGTGGTGCGGGTGGAGAATGAGAAGGCATCGGGCTTATTTGTCGTGTTGGCGCGTGGAGCTTACCGCCCTGATCTTGACAGCTCGGTGGCGGGTCGCTATTTGGTGGGTCCGCACCCCTATGGCGAGGCGCCTGACCGTGAAACGTTCCCGATCCTCGCGGACGAAATTGTGGAGGTCGTGTTCGAAGGATACACGGATGAGAATGATGAGGCGTTTCTCATGGATTTGTTAGATCAGATGGAACACGGTCGCAGGCCTATGACGCGGGCGGTGCAGTTCGCGGACGCGTTAACGGAAATTCCTGAGTATGTGGAAGACGTTGACGGTGGCGAAGGTGTTGAGTTGGATCCATTTGCTGTGCTTCGTAAGAAGCTAAGCATGAGTGGGATGGAGTGA
- a CDS encoding DUF5085 family protein, which produces MSVAGRAVTFGERLAFQNVVSYRAKFPYEEFGARLEEFLSNVVACGGTLRGPMMYSLNNVPLDEVTDIEFFMPVNETSLEVRGGMRFRTYLQITDLARSVVVGDFERNTEAVYVLLVASLKEAGLEINAPFFHVPARDGAGHMAVYLGYRNPEELNRILSEDP; this is translated from the coding sequence ATGAGCGTCGCAGGCCGGGCGGTGACGTTTGGTGAGCGTCTTGCATTTCAAAACGTGGTGTCGTATCGCGCCAAATTCCCATATGAAGAGTTTGGGGCACGGCTTGAGGAGTTCCTCTCTAATGTGGTCGCGTGCGGGGGTACCTTGCGCGGTCCCATGATGTACAGCCTCAATAATGTGCCGCTCGATGAGGTGACCGATATCGAGTTCTTTATGCCGGTGAACGAAACCTCCCTCGAGGTTCGTGGGGGGATGCGTTTCCGTACATACTTGCAAATTACCGATCTGGCGCGGAGTGTGGTAGTTGGTGATTTCGAGCGGAACACGGAGGCCGTCTATGTGTTGCTGGTGGCCTCACTGAAAGAGGCCGGTCTGGAAATCAACGCCCCGTTCTTTCATGTGCCCGCTCGTGACGGGGCTGGACATATGGCAGTGTATTTGGGGTATCGAAACCCTGAGGAGCTTAATCGTATCCTCAGCGAAGATCCTTAG
- a CDS encoding ATP-binding protein, with protein MPDLEEAWHAAADKPGGKEKLLRKYAAYQLLTIDEWLLDQPSDSLRGMLLELFERRYDTASTVFCTQYAKKDWHERLGGDVHADAIMDRIVHRTIWVETGETIMRESNARR; from the coding sequence ATGCCCGACCTTGAGGAGGCATGGCATGCAGCGGCGGATAAACCCGGCGGGAAAGAGAAGCTCTTGCGAAAGTATGCGGCCTATCAACTGTTAACCATTGACGAGTGGCTCCTTGACCAACCCAGTGACAGTCTGCGCGGGATGCTCCTCGAACTATTCGAACGTCGTTACGACACCGCATCGACCGTGTTTTGTACCCAGTACGCGAAGAAGGACTGGCATGAACGACTCGGTGGCGACGTCCATGCTGACGCCATCATGGACCGAATCGTGCACCGCACGATCTGGGTAGAAACCGGCGAAACAATCATGCGAGAGAGTAACGCTCGCCGATAA
- a CDS encoding ABC transporter substrate-binding protein — translation MMKNALKGLAVVAAAALTLTACSSGGSGGDGDNKTEGNLPLNIGNFLDVTSWDPSLADIGFDGPYMSAVYDPLVVVDGDGEPQPALATKWEVSEDFKTITMDLRTDAVFSDGEKFDAAAAVKSLEYLKAGVRSQEAYNKVESFEAVDADTIAIHLTERDDTILYFMGLGRSYMMAPAAIDDGSLAQAPVGSGPYTLGKASIPGAEYHFDKVADHWAADDFRFDPLVISPLSDPTAMLNGMEGGQFNVIYGDQSAIDLAAANDWNVSSGLATWVGLQFTDRAGTTEMGKPLGDLKVRQALNTAFNGAEMLKAIARSNGTATNQVFPADTTGNLSDLNGLYKPSIETAKKLLAEAGYADGFSLKMPMAGPFQPYQAAAEQVFGELGIKVTWDEYQFMDYMGNAPTYPMFIGVISMDGNAVATVERQIAMPQWYNPNTGLEAFPEIKAQTEKVFTAAPGDEQDTEIEALNKMVTEEAWFAVWYQANNSYISTKEFTVTPVIGMMFPTLRHINVVG, via the coding sequence ATGATGAAAAATGCACTGAAGGGCCTCGCGGTAGTCGCGGCGGCTGCCCTGACCCTTACAGCCTGTTCGTCGGGCGGCTCCGGCGGAGACGGTGACAACAAAACTGAAGGAAACCTGCCACTCAACATCGGCAACTTCCTCGACGTCACCTCCTGGGATCCTTCGCTCGCAGACATTGGCTTTGACGGGCCCTATATGTCGGCGGTCTACGATCCGCTGGTGGTTGTTGACGGCGACGGAGAACCCCAGCCCGCTCTTGCGACCAAGTGGGAAGTATCCGAAGACTTCAAGACGATCACCATGGATCTCCGCACTGACGCGGTGTTTTCCGACGGTGAGAAGTTTGACGCCGCGGCCGCTGTGAAAAGCCTGGAGTACTTGAAGGCCGGGGTGCGCTCGCAGGAGGCATACAACAAGGTGGAGAGTTTCGAGGCGGTCGATGCAGACACTATCGCCATCCACCTCACCGAGCGCGACGACACGATCCTCTACTTCATGGGGCTCGGACGCAGCTACATGATGGCTCCCGCCGCCATTGATGACGGCTCGCTGGCTCAGGCACCCGTCGGATCCGGTCCCTATACGCTGGGCAAAGCATCGATCCCGGGTGCCGAGTACCACTTCGATAAGGTGGCTGACCACTGGGCGGCGGACGACTTCCGTTTTGACCCGCTCGTGATCTCGCCGCTGAGCGATCCGACCGCAATGCTGAACGGTATGGAGGGTGGCCAGTTCAATGTGATCTATGGCGACCAATCCGCGATTGACCTCGCGGCCGCCAACGACTGGAATGTGAGCTCAGGACTCGCCACCTGGGTTGGTCTGCAGTTCACGGATCGCGCGGGTACCACCGAGATGGGCAAACCGCTTGGTGACCTGAAGGTGCGCCAGGCGTTGAACACTGCTTTCAATGGTGCAGAAATGCTGAAGGCTATCGCGCGGAGCAACGGCACCGCCACGAATCAGGTCTTCCCCGCAGACACCACGGGCAACCTGTCCGATCTCAACGGACTCTACAAGCCCAGCATCGAGACGGCCAAGAAGCTGCTCGCAGAAGCGGGTTACGCAGACGGATTCTCACTCAAGATGCCAATGGCGGGCCCCTTCCAGCCCTACCAGGCCGCGGCTGAGCAGGTGTTCGGCGAGCTCGGAATCAAAGTGACCTGGGATGAATACCAGTTCATGGACTACATGGGCAACGCTCCCACCTACCCGATGTTCATCGGTGTGATCTCGATGGATGGCAACGCCGTTGCCACGGTTGAGCGCCAGATCGCGATGCCGCAGTGGTACAACCCCAACACCGGCCTTGAAGCCTTCCCTGAGATCAAGGCCCAGACCGAGAAGGTATTCACTGCCGCTCCCGGTGACGAGCAGGACACCGAGATTGAGGCCCTCAACAAGATGGTGACTGAAGAAGCCTGGTTTGCGGTGTGGTACCAGGCGAACAACTCCTACATCTCGACGAAGGAGTTCACGGTGACACCGGTCATTGGCATGATGTTCCCGACGCTTCGGCACATCAACGTCGTAGGCTAA
- a CDS encoding ABC transporter permease has product MDPLPVTESNQEYSMLTFTLKRLLSGVILLFAVATATFFLAHAAIPDPTLGLLGSAATPEAQASLAQKIGTDRPVVVQYGEWILQLVQGNFGDSWRNFQPVSEQIATKLPVTLSVVTIAILLSALLGGVLGVLAGLRPNTWIDKLVKAGAVVLFALPGFWVALVLVMLFAVQLKWFPAVGYTQPGQSLSGWALSITLPAIALAVGAVVMIAEQLRNAIIQADRQDYVRTLRSRGLPRHRIVIHLLRNAAPASLTVLALMFVGLLSGAIVVEQIFALPGIGALTQGSSQNGDIPMLLGITVITVVFVVIVNFLLDILLGWINPKARVK; this is encoded by the coding sequence GTGGACCCACTCCCCGTCACCGAATCGAACCAGGAGTATTCGATGCTCACCTTCACGCTTAAGCGCCTTCTCTCCGGGGTGATCTTGTTGTTCGCGGTGGCGACTGCGACGTTCTTCCTGGCCCACGCCGCGATCCCGGATCCGACCCTCGGGCTGCTTGGGAGCGCGGCGACGCCAGAAGCCCAAGCTTCTCTCGCGCAGAAGATCGGAACCGACAGGCCTGTAGTCGTGCAGTACGGCGAGTGGATCCTGCAGCTCGTGCAGGGAAACTTCGGCGATTCCTGGCGAAACTTCCAGCCGGTGTCAGAACAGATCGCCACGAAACTTCCCGTGACACTCTCTGTCGTAACCATTGCAATTCTGCTGTCTGCTCTGCTGGGTGGCGTGCTCGGTGTGCTCGCGGGCCTCCGTCCCAACACCTGGATCGACAAGCTCGTGAAAGCGGGCGCTGTGGTGCTGTTCGCGCTTCCCGGCTTCTGGGTGGCGCTTGTGCTCGTGATGCTTTTCGCGGTGCAGCTGAAATGGTTCCCCGCTGTGGGCTATACGCAGCCAGGGCAGTCGCTCAGCGGTTGGGCGTTATCGATCACGCTCCCGGCGATTGCGCTTGCAGTCGGGGCGGTCGTGATGATTGCTGAACAGCTGCGAAACGCCATCATCCAGGCCGACCGCCAAGACTATGTGCGGACACTTCGCAGCCGTGGCCTCCCCAGACATCGCATTGTGATCCACCTGCTGCGCAACGCTGCGCCGGCATCACTCACCGTGCTCGCCCTGATGTTCGTGGGTCTCCTTTCCGGTGCCATCGTGGTTGAGCAAATCTTCGCGCTCCCCGGTATCGGCGCGCTCACGCAGGGATCCTCGCAGAACGGCGACATCCCCATGCTGCTCGGCATCACCGTGATCACGGTGGTGTTCGTCGTCATCGTTAACTTCCTGCTCGACATCCTGCTTGGCTGGATCAACCCGAAGGCGCGTGTGAAATGA
- a CDS encoding dipeptide/oligopeptide/nickel ABC transporter permease/ATP-binding protein, whose product MTVPMTEALTGTEPITGVTTDPVDPRGTTRRSTFARFLRRPAGVISITTLALIVLVAVFAPWLSPYDPNAVDLGLTRALPSPEHLLGGDTAGRDVLSRLIWGTQITLWGALVAIGTAVVLGVPTGLVAGYTGGIVDRIGTWISDALQAVPGMIILLIVAASTRNDFTLLMITVGVFMAPGYFRLTRSTVLSVRNEAYIDAARVAGLSNLRIMSRHVIRVVFAPIVIQTALTAGMAMGMQAGLQFLGIGGGTTPGWGAAMNEGFKVMRTDPLLLLWPSVALGITIAALAVLGSTLADVISVKTVTLSRRERRRILAENAAKKPASSSTTGSLSIAAVDSAVRLENLRVSYETDSGEVEVVHGITLDVAPGEVLGIVGESGSGKSQTVFSMLDLLPQSGYYKADAIWIGGEDVTTLSRRERAELLGHEIGYIPQEPMTNLDPSYTIGYQMTEPLRAVHGMSRTEARERALEMLDKVGIVDPQRVMKSYPHELSGGMAQRVLIAGAISGKPSVLVADEPTTALDVTVQAEVLELLRELQQEYQMSLIIVTHNFGVVADICDRVVVMRSGSIVEIDDVGPIFAHAENPYTRELIAASLDGAESRSEIDAAFSASAPGTQMNGARTHEEERA is encoded by the coding sequence ATGACCGTTCCGATGACCGAAGCACTCACCGGCACTGAGCCGATCACAGGCGTCACCACCGATCCCGTGGATCCGCGCGGAACGACCAGGCGTTCGACCTTCGCACGTTTCCTGCGCCGCCCGGCCGGTGTCATCTCGATCACCACCCTCGCGCTGATCGTGCTCGTCGCTGTATTCGCGCCCTGGCTTTCGCCCTATGATCCGAACGCCGTTGACCTCGGTCTGACGCGTGCGCTGCCGAGCCCCGAGCATCTACTTGGGGGAGACACCGCAGGCCGAGATGTGCTCAGCCGTCTCATCTGGGGTACGCAGATTACCCTTTGGGGTGCCCTTGTTGCGATCGGTACCGCCGTTGTGCTTGGTGTTCCCACCGGGCTTGTGGCCGGGTACACCGGGGGCATTGTTGACCGCATCGGCACCTGGATCAGTGACGCGCTGCAGGCTGTTCCCGGCATGATCATCCTGCTCATCGTGGCCGCAAGCACCCGCAACGACTTCACGCTGCTCATGATCACGGTCGGTGTGTTTATGGCCCCGGGATACTTCCGGTTGACCCGCTCGACAGTACTCTCGGTGCGCAACGAGGCCTATATCGATGCCGCTCGAGTCGCGGGACTCTCGAACCTGCGAATCATGAGCAGACACGTGATCCGCGTCGTGTTTGCTCCCATCGTGATTCAAACGGCCCTCACCGCAGGCATGGCAATGGGTATGCAAGCCGGTCTTCAGTTCCTCGGTATCGGAGGAGGCACCACCCCCGGCTGGGGCGCTGCCATGAATGAAGGCTTCAAAGTGATGCGCACGGATCCGCTGCTCCTCCTATGGCCCTCAGTCGCCCTCGGCATCACGATTGCCGCGCTTGCGGTACTCGGCTCAACTCTCGCCGATGTGATCAGCGTCAAGACCGTCACTCTGTCGCGTCGCGAGCGGCGCAGGATCCTGGCGGAGAATGCAGCAAAGAAGCCCGCCAGCTCCTCCACCACCGGATCGTTGTCGATCGCGGCAGTTGACTCCGCGGTTCGCTTGGAAAACTTGCGCGTAAGCTACGAGACCGACAGCGGCGAGGTCGAGGTGGTGCACGGCATCACTCTCGATGTTGCCCCGGGAGAGGTGCTCGGGATCGTGGGGGAGTCCGGATCCGGTAAATCACAGACTGTCTTCTCGATGCTCGACCTGCTCCCACAATCGGGGTATTACAAGGCCGACGCGATCTGGATCGGCGGCGAGGACGTTACCACGCTGTCGCGCAGGGAGAGGGCGGAACTGCTCGGCCACGAGATTGGCTACATTCCACAGGAGCCGATGACGAACCTCGATCCCTCCTACACCATCGGCTACCAGATGACCGAGCCGTTGCGCGCCGTGCACGGGATGAGTCGAACAGAGGCTCGTGAGCGTGCGCTTGAGATGCTCGACAAGGTTGGCATCGTTGATCCGCAGCGGGTCATGAAGTCGTACCCGCATGAGCTTTCGGGCGGAATGGCGCAGCGCGTGCTGATCGCTGGTGCAATCTCCGGCAAGCCGTCTGTGCTGGTGGCAGATGAGCCCACCACCGCGCTCGACGTCACGGTGCAGGCGGAGGTGCTCGAGTTACTGCGCGAATTGCAGCAGGAATACCAGATGTCGCTCATTATCGTCACCCACAACTTTGGCGTGGTGGCCGACATCTGCGACCGGGTCGTTGTGATGCGATCCGGATCCATCGTCGAGATTGACGACGTGGGACCGATCTTCGCGCACGCCGAGAACCCCTACACGCGCGAGCTTATTGCCGCATCACTCGACGGCGCTGAGAGCCGCAGCGAGATCGATGCCGCGTTCAGCGCATCCGCACCTGGCACACAGATGAACGGCGCACGGACCCACGAGGAGGAACGCGCATGA
- a CDS encoding ABC transporter ATP-binding protein — MSEFAPLLRAENVVVEYGSKRKPNRVLHEVSLEVGDGECVGLVGESGSGKSTLGKAILGLVPVASGKITFDGRDITHLSGRARRDLAADIQVVFQDPYGSLNPMMTIGDILSEPLSTTGVSHREGRSIVSEMLERVSLPASVIDRYPNEFSGGQRQRIAIARALVRKPRLIICDEPVSALDLTTQATVLELLIELQRDTGVSYLFVSHDLGVVRSICHRVAVMYRGNLVEIGDGDQVTRDPQHAYSQRLLAASPVADPVLQAKRREAWLALRVSA; from the coding sequence ATGAGTGAGTTTGCACCGCTGCTGCGGGCGGAAAACGTAGTCGTTGAGTACGGTTCGAAGCGCAAGCCGAATCGAGTGCTGCACGAGGTATCTCTCGAAGTGGGTGACGGCGAGTGCGTTGGGTTGGTGGGCGAATCAGGATCGGGCAAGTCGACGCTCGGCAAGGCTATCCTGGGCCTGGTGCCTGTTGCGAGCGGCAAGATCACGTTTGATGGACGCGACATCACGCATCTTTCTGGCCGTGCGAGGCGGGATCTCGCTGCCGATATTCAGGTAGTGTTTCAGGATCCCTATGGCTCACTGAACCCGATGATGACGATCGGCGATATTCTTTCCGAGCCGCTCTCTACGACCGGGGTGAGTCACCGCGAAGGGCGCAGCATTGTCAGTGAAATGCTGGAACGGGTCAGCCTACCCGCTTCGGTTATTGACCGTTACCCCAATGAGTTCTCGGGTGGGCAGCGGCAGCGCATCGCGATCGCTCGTGCGCTGGTGCGAAAGCCCAGACTCATCATTTGTGATGAGCCGGTGAGTGCGCTTGATCTCACCACGCAGGCGACGGTGCTCGAACTGCTCATCGAGCTGCAGCGTGACACGGGCGTCTCCTACCTTTTTGTCTCGCACGATCTCGGGGTGGTGCGCAGCATTTGCCACCGCGTTGCCGTGATGTATCGCGGCAACCTCGTTGAGATCGGGGACGGTGACCAGGTGACTCGGGATCCGCAGCACGCCTACAGCCAGCGGCTGCTCGCGGCTTCACCCGTGGCGGATCCCGTGCTGCAGGCCAAACGTCGGGAGGCCTGGCTCGCGCTGCGAGTCTCCGCATAG